The region CACCATGGAGGCCGCCGCGCACCTCTACGGAGTTACTATGACGGAACCTGGGGTAACTGATCTTGTATCTGTAAGATTGACGGCGGGGTTGTCGGAAGTGGCGGCATAGGATTAAGTATATTCATGAAAATAAAAATCAATAAAGACTCACTTTATGAACATTTGAAGGAACAATTGTCTTTTATTCATAGGTCAGCGAAAGCGTTCGACGAAGGTTTTGAAGAGGAATCTAAACGCATGGCTGTGGCACTAAGGATTCTTTTTCATGATACAAAAAATTCGAGTTCGCTTCTTCGGCAACTTGGAATCAAAAATTCATATTTGTATAGAGATACCTATAAATATCATTTTACGCCAAACATAAGTGGACCTATTGAGGGCCTTACTGGTTTTTGCATAAAAGCTGATGGGACTGCAAATGCGTATCCTCTGTTAGATAATTTGCCAATAGAAAACAATTTATTAAGGTCATTTGAAAATTGGTGGAATCAGCAGGTTATAAGAGATAATCTAAATTCTGTATTTACAAGATGCAATCTTGTTCTTAATATTGCCGATACTGATGGCGGAGCGCATGTAGACCCAAGACTTGATTGTGAGTACGAAAAATTTGTAAAACAAAATTCTATGGAATGGTGGGTAATTGATAATGGAAATAAGAAACCAATCGGCGCACCGCATTTAGCAAGTATTCGCCAGATAGTTCATGAACTCTTTAGCAGCTTGTTTCAAGTTTACCCAGAGTTTAAAAATGATGCTAATATCGAAATTGACACTAACAAAAAAGTAGAATTTGCAAAAATACCAATAGAAAAAAATTGCCTTGGAAGAAATGAGCTTTGCCCTTGCGGGAGCGGATTAAAATTCAAGAAATGCCACATTTCAACGCAATCTAATTATAATTTGCGCAAAAACAATATAAAAAAAAGCACAATAAGTTGTGCCACTCCAACAAGTTTTATGCTTAAAAAGTCATAGCCCGTAGGTTGGGTGGAGCGAAGCGATACCCAACAATGACAATGAAGGATATTTGCAACTTGTGGGGCTGGCCGCCCCACTCCCGGCCCCACTTCTTTCTAAAAGAAGTGACAAGGGGAGCGGGGCAGAGCCCCGCAACCATAGCCCGATGGGCTAAAGCCCATCCTACATAACTGTAAACGTGCGAAGCACGCAAAAGTCACTGGTTTCCCGCTTTCGCGGGAATGACGCCGGGGAAGTGGTGCGTTACGCCGCTTCGCGGCTAACACACCCTACACAACCTGCCTTTTGCAAGGTATCAATCAACACGGCAATAAAAAAACCCCGCCAGTGGCGGGGTTTTTTACGTCTTCAAAACAAGCTCTAGCTGACGAACGAGCAGCAGTAGTCGCTGACCGTCCTGACCTTCATGGTGAACTTCGAGTTGGCGGGAACGTCGAAGGACGCGGGGCCCTTGATCGTCTTCCACTCTTTCGCGCCGGGGAGGAGCACGTCGAGCTCGCCCGACATTATCTCCATTATCTCGGCAGCGCCGGTATTGAACTCGTATTCGCCGGGCTGCATAGCGCCGAGGGTCTTCTTTGTGCCGTCGGCGAAAAGGACGGTTCTGGAGATTACGCCGCCGCCGAAGTAGACGTTGGCTTCGCGCACCACGGTAACATTCTTGAACTCGGACATGTTAATCCTCCGCTGAAAATTGCTTTTTGATGTTGTTTCAACGGCCTCGACTTATACAACTTTATTTGGCGCTCCCGAAAGGGAAAAGCACGGGAAGACTTTTGAAAAACGTCGCAGCGGTTTTTCTTACTCCACCGGCGCCTGTCCGGGGGCGGAGATGCCATAGGCGTCGAGAAGCGCGCCTTCCAGCCGCTGGAGTTCAGCGAGGGCCTTGAGATATCCCGCCGAGGCGCGGACGGTGCCCAGATGCGCTTCCATCTCGTCGCGCCGGGCGAGAGCGACTTCGTAGCCGGTGGCCCTGCCGACTTCGTACCTTTCGGAAGCCGAGCGGGCCTTTTCCGCCTCCAGCCTCTCCGAGGCCTTCGTCGCCTCTATCTGGTCCAGCTGCCTTCTCGCCTCGATGTGCGCCTTTCGCACGTCGGCTTCTATAAGCTGGAGGAGGTTCCCCAAGGCCTCTTCCGCCTGGCCTTTTTCGAGAAGCGCGCTCTTTTCGCTTGCCCTGGCGGCGCGGTTGCCGAGGGGAAAGCTGAAAGTGACCCCGGCGGAGGCGTCGTAGCTTTCGCCGAAGAATTCCCCCGCGGCTTGGCCGAAGGAGTCGGCGTAGCCGCTCTTGCCGAGGCGTATGAAGAGGTCGAGCTTGGGCAGAAGGCCGTTTCTGGTCTTGGCGACGGAAAGCTCGCCCCGCCTGATGTCCAGCCTCGCCTGATTGGCCTCCGGCCGAAGCTTTAGAGCGCCCCTGACCCCTTCTTCGAGCGGGGGGAGGGGAGGCGCGGGCAGCTCCTTGCTTTCGGCGGGAGCGATTTTAAGCGCGAAGAGGTTCTCCGAGGGCGGATTGAGAAGGCGAAGGAGGTCTATCCCGGCCTTTTCCAGCCTGCTGTCGGCGTCGATCACCGCCTGCCTGCGAAGGGCGACCTCCGCCTCGGCGGTCACCCGCTCGGATTCGGCGAGCTTTCCCGCCTCTATCCTGCCGTTGGTCTCGTCGAGCCCTCTTTGGGCCAGCGCGAGGGATTCCTCGACGATCTTAAGCTCCATGAGCGCCAGAGAGTAGTCCCAGTAAGCCGCTATCGTCGAACTGGCGGTAGACTCGGCGAGGGCGCGGACCTCGTATTCGGAGGCGTCGGCGTCGAGGCGGGCCAGCCGGACCTCGTAGAGGTTGGCTTCCTCGCCCTTTCCCTGCATCAGCGGCGCGGTGACGGCCGCTCCGAGGCGGACGGAGGAGGTTCCGGGGTCGGTTATCGAGGCGTTGGCGCTTCCCTCCAGTACCATTCCCATTTCCAGCTTTTTTGTGACCTTGCCCTCGGCGTCGAGGGTGTCGCTGGACTTCGAGGAGGGAGTGGATACGTCGGTGAACTTTTTCCCGGCCGAAAGGGAGCCGGAGACGACCGGGTCGAAGGCGGCAAGGGCTTTCTCCTCGTTCTCCCGCTTTATCGCCGTTATCGTCTTTTTGACCGCGTAGGCGCGGTTGTGCTCGAAGGCCATCCTGACCGCCTCTAAGACCGTGAGGCGAAGGGGCGAAGCGACGTTTTCCGCCGGGTAGGCGGGAAGGGCGAAGGCCAAGAGGAGCGCCGTGAGGCAGAGGCGGAGAGTTTTTTTCACTTTAATCTTCCTATTCATGGCGCAGCGCCTCGATCGGGTCGAGCCGCGAGGCTTTCCAGGCCGGGTAGAGGCCGAAGAAGATGCCGATACCGGCGGAGACTCCGAGGGCGAGGAGGGCGCTGTCGGTTTCCACCACCGTTTGCAGCGAGCCGAGCTTCGGTATCAGCAGTGCCCCGCCGACCCCGATAAGAAGCCCGATGAGGCCGCCGAAGCCGCTGACTATCACCGACTCGACGAGAAACTGCATCAGGATGTTCCCCTCGGTGGCGCCTATCGCCTTGCGGATGCCGATCTCCCTGGTCCGCTCGGTCACCGTCACTATCATCACGTTCATGATGCCGATACCGCCGACTATCAGGGAGATGGCCGCGATGCCGCCGAGGAGATATTTGAAGATGTTGGTGACCTCGGAGGCGCTCTTTCGTATCTCGTCCATGTTCATTATGTTGAAGTCGTCTTCGGCCCCGGGGAGGGTGCGGTGGCGCTTCCGAAGGAGGGTTTTCACGTCCTGCTGGATGTAGGGAATCTCCGTCTCGGAGACGGCCTGCACGTCTATCTCCCGGAGGTTTTCGACGCCGAGAAGCTGGCTCATGGCGGTGGTGTAGGGGATGAAGACCTGATTGTCGGGGCTTCCCCACCCTTCGCCCTTGGCCGCGACCTTCCCGAGGACTGTAAGGCCGATGCCGTTGACCTTTATCACCTCGCCGACAGGGTCGTTTTTGCCGAAGATCTTCTGCGCGATCTGGTCGCCTATGAGGGCCACGCGCATGCTGCGCTCGACCTCGCGCTCGGTGAAGATTCTGCCCCGGTCGATCTGGATGTCGCGTAGGGTGAAGTAGCTGGCCGAGGTGCCGAAGATGGACCCCTGGGTGTTCTGGTTGAAGTACTTGACCTGCGCGGAGCCGCGCACCACCGGAGCCACCAGCGAGACGCCGTCCACTTCCCGGGCTATGGCGAGGGCGTCTTCGAGCTTGAGATTCTGCTGGGTGCCGGTGGCGGCCCCCCGCGTGTCCCGCGAGCCCGGGGTGATTATCATCACGTTCGCGCCGAGGGAGGAGAGGCGCGCCAGAACCTGCTTTTGCGCTCCCGAGCCTATGGCGAGCATGGCGATGACGGCGCCCGTGCCGATTATTATGCCGAGGGCGGCGAGGAAGGAGCGGAGCTTGTTGGCCCCGAGACTCCTTACGCCGACTTTTATCGTCGAGGCGAGGTACATGTCCTAGACGCCTCCTTCGACGATCTTGCCGTCTACAAGGTGAATTCGCTTCTTGCAGTGGGCGGCGACGTTCGGGTCGTGGGTGACTATCAGAATCGTCCTGCCGCTGTCGTTGAGCTGCTGGAAGAGGGACAGAATCTCCCTGCCGGTGGCGCTGTCGAGGTTGCCGGTCGGCTCGTCGGCGAGGATGAGGGCGGGAGAGCCCACAAGCGCCCTCGCTATCGCCACTCTCTGGCGCTGTCCGCCCGAGAGCTTGGCGGGCTCGTGGTACATGCGCGAGGCGAGGCCGACCGTCTCCAGAGCTTCCATCGCCCGCTCCTTAGAATCGCTTCTTCCCGCGTAGACCAGCGGCAGCTCTACGTTTTCGAGGGCGGTGAAGCGCGGAAGGAGGTTGAAGGTCTGGAAGACGAAGCCGATGTAGCGGTTTCGTATCTGGGCGAGGCGGTTTCGCGGGAGTACGGCCACGTCCTCCCCGGCGAGGTAGTAATTGCCCGAATCGGGGTGGTCCAGGCACCCGAGGATGTGCATCAGGGTGGATTTTCCGCTCCCCGAGGCCCCGGTTATCGCGCCCATCTCGCCTTCCCTGACGCAGAGGGAGACGCCGTCAAGGGCGTTGACCACCTCTTCGCCGACCTGATAGCGCTTCGTGATGCCGCAGGTTTCTATGATTGTGCGTGGCATTTAACTTAACGCCCGAAGGGCATGGGGGGGCCGCCCTGCCACTTGCTCTCTACCTGCTGTTTTTTGATTATAACCGCCTCTTCTCCGGAAAGGCCGGAGACTATCTGGGTAAGCTGGCCGTCGGAGATGCCGGTCACGACGGGCCGGTCCTCATTTCCGGCGGGAAGCTGCACGGTCACGAATTCGCTTCCGTTCTTTCTGAAGACCGCCTCGGAGGGGACGCCGAGCACGCTTTCCCTCACCTCGATTATGATGTCCGCGCTCGCGGTCATCTCGGGCTTCAGCATATCCTTGTTTTGGGAGAGCACCTCTATCTTGACCTCGAAGGTGACGACGTTGGAGGTGTTGATTCCCCGGGGTGAAATTCTTTGCACCTCGCCCTGAAATTTCTCGCCGGGGAAGGCGTCCACCCGGAGGACCGCCTTCTGCCCTTCCTTGACAAGCCCGATGTCCGCCTCGTCCACCGAGGCGAGGACGAAAATCTTGTCGAGGTCGGAGATGATCATGATAGTGGTGCCGCCGCCGACGTTGGACATGGGCGAGGAGATTATCTGCCCGGCCTGAACGCTTCTCTGGGTTATGACGCCGCCGAGGGGAGCGAAGACGCGGGTGTTCTTGACGCGCTGGTCGGCGATTTCGAGGGCGAGTTTGTCGCTCTCGACGTTGGCTTTCGCCGCCTCAATCTCCTGCCTGTCCAGTTCGAGCGCCTTTTCCTTCGCGTCGAGCTCCGCCTCGCGGAGTTTCGAGGTTTCGATGTCGGATCTGGCCTGAACGGCCTGGGTCTCGGCGCTTTCCGCTTCCTCGGCGCTGGCGAGCTTTCTTTGAAGAAGCTCCCTTGTCCTCGCGGCCTTGGCCTCGGAGTCTTTTGACAGGGAAACGGCCGAGGCTAGGGCTACCCTGGCCTTTTCACGCTCGTTGACCAGAGCCCGCTCGTTGACCCTGAGGTTTTCCTCGGCGATCTTCTGCCGTGCGAGGGAGGAGGCGAGGGAGGTTTTGGCCTGATTGAGGGTGCGGTGCTCGTCGGTGGGGTCGAGTTCGAGCAGGAGATCCCCCTTCCTGACCTTGTCGCCCTCTTCGACGGGAAGATTTACGATCTCGCCGCTGGCCTTGCACTTTATCTCTACGTCGAGGTTGGGAACGACCCTGCCGCTGGCGGTAATCTTCTGTACGATGCTGCCCTTCGTCACTGCGGAGGTCTTTTCGGTTTTGACTACCTCGACCGGCCGGAGTTTGTACCAGGCGAAACCGCCCACCAGAGCCGCAACGGCTAAAACGACAAAAATCCACTTTTTCAAAGCATTCTCCAAGGGTCCCGGAGGAGCCGCTGTATATGTTCAAACAAACGTTTAAGCGCTTGGCGAAGACTTGTCAAGGGCCGTAAGTGCTTAAAAACATTACTTTACAAAAGTTTACTTAATTTCGTGACGGAACTCGTCTACGAGGACTTTTCCCGCCGCGACGACCTTGGCCCTGATCGTATAAGCGCCCTTCTCGGTCAGGTCCACGTTTGCGCCGTAGCCCTGGGTCATCTCCTGCGCCATAGCCTGCGCCTTGTTGCCGGAGGGGGCGATGACGAGGAACCCGGCGGTGCCTCCCTTGACGGGGGTTTTGTCCGGGGAAACGGGAAAGACCATCAGGTGGTGGGATTTCGTCTCCATCGCCGAGTGGTCCATCTTCATGCCTTTTGCCGCCTCGGCGGACATTCCCGCCTTGTTGTCGAGGAGGCGGTAGGTGAAGGAGAAGTTCTCGACTTTGGACTCGTGGATAACCTTGCCGAAGGTCTTTTCGTCTATGACTTGTCCGGCCTTCTCCACGGCGAGCGCCCCGGCCGCGAAGAAGAGGGAAAAGACGAGGCAGAGAACCGGCGATGCGAATTTTGTCTTCATTTGGCTTCCTTTCGTTTTTCGCTTTTGACGCGGCAAACGCTTGAACGTAGTACCGCTTTACAAAAATTAAAAGATATTTACAGGTTGTCAATTTGTGCGCAAAACGGCTGCCCGCCGCAGTAAACAATTTGCATACACATAACAACATTCAGGGGTTATAGTTAAGGGATGAAACTCCAGATAACAATGTTTTTCGCCATCGCCATCTCCATCTACGCGCTGATGCACCTCCTCGCCTGGTGGGGGGTGAGCCCGCTCTTTTCGGGCCATCCGCTCGCGGCGAAGGTGCTTTTGGTCCTCCTAGTTCCCCTTCTTTTCTCCATGCCCCTCATCCACATGTTCGAGGGCGCGGGGCTCGTCGGAATCGCGAGGGCGTTCGCCTGGGTCGGCTACACCTGGATGGGGTTCATCTTTCTGGTCTTCGTGTTCTCCGCGCTGGCGGGAATCCTTCACCTTCTTTTCTATACCGCCGCGAAGATCAGCCCCGGGTTTCCCGGAATTTCGATACAGGGAGTCTTCACCGCGAAGGCGATTCTCTTTCTTGTCCTCGCCCTTTGCCTCTACGGTTTTTACGAGGCGGGCGACATCAGGGTCGAGAGGGTAAAAATCGTCACCGGCAAGCTTCCCGCAAGCGTCAAATCGATAACGATAGCGCAGATAAGCGACGTGCACATAGGGCTGATAAACCGGGAGGCGAAGCTCAAAAAGATTGCGGGCATGCTGAGAGAGCTTAATCCCGGCCTCCTCGCGGCCACCGGCGACATAGTGGACGGGCAAACCGACTACCTCGACGGCATAAGCTCGCTCTTAAAGGATTTAGATCCCCCTCTCGGGAAGTTCGCGATACTCGGCAACCACGAGCATTACGCCGGTCTTTCCGGCAGCATCGACTTTTTGCAGCGGGCGGGTTTTACGATGCTCCGCGACGAGGTCGTGACGGCCGGGGGGGTGATAAACGTCGCAGGGGCGGAGGACCGGGCGGCGGGCGACGGAGCGCCCTATCTGAAAAGTACTCAGAATAACCTCTTCACGCTTTTTCTGAAGCACCGGCCCCTTTTCGACCCGCTGACGGAGGGGAATTTCGACCTCCAGCTCTCCGGCCACACCCACCGGGGGCAGATATTCCCCTTCAATTACATAACCGCGCTCAATTTCCCGCTGCAGGACGGTCTTTACGACCTTCCCGGCGGGTCGAAGCTGTACACAAGCAGGGGGACGGGGACGTGGGGGCCGCCGATGAGGGTTTTTTCGCCTCCGGAGATTACTTTTTTCGAGATTGTGCCGGAGTAGTCCGGCTTCCTCTTTCGTCGAAGGGCGGCGTCGTTTCTCGGGCGCGCTCCTTGCCGTATAAACGATACTGTCTGCGTCGCGCGCCCTGCGGACTCCTTGCCCTTCGCCGAAATAGTTTGCCGGAAGTTGAAAAAATCTTCCATGTTCCCCTCGCCAATCGGGGACGTTCTCAACTATAATTTCACAAGTTGTACAAATCCTTCCTGAAGCGGAGATCATGAAAGTCGAGATAAAACTCTACGCGGGGCTTGAGGAAAAACTTCCGGGAGGGCAAAGGAAGGTCGAGTCGGAGCTTCGCGAGGGGGCGACGGTGGGGGACGCACTCAAATTTTTGGCCCTTAAGGAACGGTTTTTAGCTATCATACTGGTCAACGGGGTTCATGCCGGGCCGGAAACGGTTCTTCGCGAGGGCGACGTTGTTTCCGTTTTTCCGCCGCTCGCGGGCGGTTGATTGATTTTATTTTACATTACTGGAGTTGCACAACTATGGCCGATACCCACCAGAAAGCACTGGAGATAAACCTCGACCCCGAAAAGTACGGGGTCTTCGCCGAGATAGGCGCGGGGCAGGAGGTGGCCCGCTGGTTCTTCCGCGTCGGCGGGGCCGCCGGGACTATAGCGAAGACCATCTCCGCCTACGACATGACCTTCAGCGACGTCATCTACGGCCCCTCGCAGAGGTACGTGAGCGAAGAGCGCCTCTGCCAGATGCTCCTTCACGAGTACGGACTTCTCGAAGAGCGCCTCGCCGGGAAGCGCGGGTCGAGGACCGCCTTTTTCGCCTTCGCCGACACCGTCGCGGCAAGGAGCTTTTCGCGCATCGAGGACACCCACGGCTGGATGGGGATTCGCTTTCAGCACGCGCCCGGCTCGCAGTGCTCGCAGGCGATAATCCACGTTAGAATGCTCGATCACGACAGCGTGACCCAGCAGGAGGCCCTCGGCATCCTCGGCGTCAACCTCATCTACGCCTCGCTTTTCCTCCATTCCGACAGGGATGCTTTCATCTCCTCGCTCCTCGACGGCCTCTCGCTCGAAAGGGTGGAGGTGGACATGATCGAGCTCGCCGGCCCCGCTTTCAGCGGCATAGACAATCGGCTTATGAGCCTGAGTCTCGTGCAGAAGGGGCTGACCCACGCGGCTCTCATCTCCTCCTCCGGCGAGGTGGTCCAGCCCGCGGCGATACTCTACAAAAAGCCGATAATGGTGGTGCGCGGCAGCTTCCGCCCCCTTACCCTCCAGATGCTCGACATGGTCGACCGCGCGATGGCGCAGTTCGTTCAGGAGCCGGAGATCGAGGGAAAGGAGGTAATCGTCCTCTGGGAGATGACCCTCCAGAACCTCATGCAGGGCGGCGAGATAAGCCACGAGGACTTTCTCGCGAGGGCGGATATGCTCGGCGCACTCGGCAAGACCGTTCTCATCTCCAATTACGACAGGTATTTTCGCCTCGCGGAGTACCTTTTCGGCTTCACCCGCGAGCCGATAGGGCTGGCGATGGGCGTCCCGACGTTAAAAGAGCTTTTCAAGGAGCAGTACTATCAGGACCTGCCGGGAAAGATACTCGAATCCTTCGGCAGGCTCTTCGAGACCAATCTTCGCATCTACGCCTACCCGCAGCGCGACGCCGTGACCGACGCCCTCATCGACGCCGACAATCTGCGCGTCTCTCCGCACCTTAACCACCTCTACGCCTACCTGCGCGAGAACAGGTTCATCGAGCCGATACGGGGCTACAACGAAAAGTGCCTCTCCATCTACCGGGGCGAGATACTCGACAAGCTACAGTCCGGCGACGACACTTGGGAACTGATGGTGCCGCCGGAGGTTGCTAAAGTCATCAAGGAACGCGGGCTCTGGGGATATGGTGAGTAGAAGGAAACCTCAAAACCGTGGTGAGCAGCCCCAAGTTCAAGGAGCCGCACAGCGAGAACCGAAGACATAACAAATAGTTAGTCAAGGTTCGAGCGAGCACGCGACACAGAAATTGGGGCGCACAACAGGTTTTGGTAAAGGGAGTTGGATGAACGTAAGCGTCAGGCTAGTGCGGCAGGAGGGGGAGGTTTCCTTCGTCCGGGCGAAGGACGGGAGGCCCCTTTTCGGCGGCCTGCGCTTCGCTGACCCGCAGGAGGCCCGGCGCTACCTTCACGAGGCGAACAAGAAAAGCGCAAGCAGCAGGTGGACGGAAGATGATTCCCAAGTGGGGAGAGAGCAGCTGAAGTTGATCTTCTAACCCTCGTCATTCTCGACCGAAGGTCGGGAATCCAGCGGCTTTACACGTATTTCTGGACCC is a window of bacterium DNA encoding:
- a CDS encoding pyrimidine/purine nucleoside phosphorylase → MSEFKNVTVVREANVYFGGGVISRTVLFADGTKKTLGAMQPGEYEFNTGAAEIMEIMSGELDVLLPGAKEWKTIKGPASFDVPANSKFTMKVRTVSDYCCSFVS
- a CDS encoding TolC family protein; this translates as MNRKIKVKKTLRLCLTALLLAFALPAYPAENVASPLRLTVLEAVRMAFEHNRAYAVKKTITAIKRENEEKALAAFDPVVSGSLSAGKKFTDVSTPSSKSSDTLDAEGKVTKKLEMGMVLEGSANASITDPGTSSVRLGAAVTAPLMQGKGEEANLYEVRLARLDADASEYEVRALAESTASSTIAAYWDYSLALMELKIVEESLALAQRGLDETNGRIEAGKLAESERVTAEAEVALRRQAVIDADSRLEKAGIDLLRLLNPPSENLFALKIAPAESKELPAPPLPPLEEGVRGALKLRPEANQARLDIRRGELSVAKTRNGLLPKLDLFIRLGKSGYADSFGQAAGEFFGESYDASAGVTFSFPLGNRAARASEKSALLEKGQAEEALGNLLQLIEADVRKAHIEARRQLDQIEATKASERLEAEKARSASERYEVGRATGYEVALARRDEMEAHLGTVRASAGYLKALAELQRLEGALLDAYGISAPGQAPVE
- a CDS encoding FtsX-like permease family protein, with product MYLASTIKVGVRSLGANKLRSFLAALGIIIGTGAVIAMLAIGSGAQKQVLARLSSLGANVMIITPGSRDTRGAATGTQQNLKLEDALAIAREVDGVSLVAPVVRGSAQVKYFNQNTQGSIFGTSASYFTLRDIQIDRGRIFTEREVERSMRVALIGDQIAQKIFGKNDPVGEVIKVNGIGLTVLGKVAAKGEGWGSPDNQVFIPYTTAMSQLLGVENLREIDVQAVSETEIPYIQQDVKTLLRKRHRTLPGAEDDFNIMNMDEIRKSASEVTNIFKYLLGGIAAISLIVGGIGIMNVMIVTVTERTREIGIRKAIGATEGNILMQFLVESVIVSGFGGLIGLLIGVGGALLIPKLGSLQTVVETDSALLALGVSAGIGIFFGLYPAWKASRLDPIEALRHE
- a CDS encoding ABC transporter ATP-binding protein, translated to MPRTIIETCGITKRYQVGEEVVNALDGVSLCVREGEMGAITGASGSGKSTLMHILGCLDHPDSGNYYLAGEDVAVLPRNRLAQIRNRYIGFVFQTFNLLPRFTALENVELPLVYAGRSDSKERAMEALETVGLASRMYHEPAKLSGGQRQRVAIARALVGSPALILADEPTGNLDSATGREILSLFQQLNDSGRTILIVTHDPNVAAHCKKRIHLVDGKIVEGGV
- a CDS encoding efflux RND transporter periplasmic adaptor subunit; the protein is MENALKKWIFVVLAVAALVGGFAWYKLRPVEVVKTEKTSAVTKGSIVQKITASGRVVPNLDVEIKCKASGEIVNLPVEEGDKVRKGDLLLELDPTDEHRTLNQAKTSLASSLARQKIAEENLRVNERALVNEREKARVALASAVSLSKDSEAKAARTRELLQRKLASAEEAESAETQAVQARSDIETSKLREAELDAKEKALELDRQEIEAAKANVESDKLALEIADQRVKNTRVFAPLGGVITQRSVQAGQIISSPMSNVGGGTTIMIISDLDKIFVLASVDEADIGLVKEGQKAVLRVDAFPGEKFQGEVQRISPRGINTSNVVTFEVKIEVLSQNKDMLKPEMTASADIIIEVRESVLGVPSEAVFRKNGSEFVTVQLPAGNEDRPVVTGISDGQLTQIVSGLSGEEAVIIKKQQVESKWQGGPPMPFGR
- a CDS encoding metallophosphoesterase encodes the protein MKLQITMFFAIAISIYALMHLLAWWGVSPLFSGHPLAAKVLLVLLVPLLFSMPLIHMFEGAGLVGIARAFAWVGYTWMGFIFLVFVFSALAGILHLLFYTAAKISPGFPGISIQGVFTAKAILFLVLALCLYGFYEAGDIRVERVKIVTGKLPASVKSITIAQISDVHIGLINREAKLKKIAGMLRELNPGLLAATGDIVDGQTDYLDGISSLLKDLDPPLGKFAILGNHEHYAGLSGSIDFLQRAGFTMLRDEVVTAGGVINVAGAEDRAAGDGAPYLKSTQNNLFTLFLKHRPLFDPLTEGNFDLQLSGHTHRGQIFPFNYITALNFPLQDGLYDLPGGSKLYTSRGTGTWGPPMRVFSPPEITFFEIVPE
- a CDS encoding MoaD/ThiS family protein; protein product: MKVEIKLYAGLEEKLPGGQRKVESELREGATVGDALKFLALKERFLAIILVNGVHAGPETVLREGDVVSVFPPLAGG
- a CDS encoding TonB-dependent receptor, producing the protein MADTHQKALEINLDPEKYGVFAEIGAGQEVARWFFRVGGAAGTIAKTISAYDMTFSDVIYGPSQRYVSEERLCQMLLHEYGLLEERLAGKRGSRTAFFAFADTVAARSFSRIEDTHGWMGIRFQHAPGSQCSQAIIHVRMLDHDSVTQQEALGILGVNLIYASLFLHSDRDAFISSLLDGLSLERVEVDMIELAGPAFSGIDNRLMSLSLVQKGLTHAALISSSGEVVQPAAILYKKPIMVVRGSFRPLTLQMLDMVDRAMAQFVQEPEIEGKEVIVLWEMTLQNLMQGGEISHEDFLARADMLGALGKTVLISNYDRYFRLAEYLFGFTREPIGLAMGVPTLKELFKEQYYQDLPGKILESFGRLFETNLRIYAYPQRDAVTDALIDADNLRVSPHLNHLYAYLRENRFIEPIRGYNEKCLSIYRGEILDKLQSGDDTWELMVPPEVAKVIKERGLWGYGE